In the Acidaminococcales bacterium genome, GGCAAAGCTTACCTGCGTCTGGGTAACGGCAACGCCTACTATGCCTAAGGCAAAAAAAGCGACAATGGCTAACGCGATGATTTTGACGTTTTGTTTGTTTGCGTTTTTCATTTCACGACCTCTTCCTTAATTTTGATAATCTCATTATAGCAGTGTCAAAAGATACTTTCAATTATAATTCTGCAACTATCACAAATTTATCACAAATTGCCGACCACCCGGAAATAGTTTTCTTTTTCCCCCACGATAAATTCAAAGGCCAAAAATTCATGCAGCCGGTAACGCAAACCGAATTCAGGGCGGCGGGCGCCGGAGAATTTTTCCACCCTCAGCAGCCAGTTTTTCAAAAACCCAGCCTCCAGCCGCATCCCCGCCTCCCGCTCCGGCAAGCGAACGAGCGCGCTCAAAACCGTGTTTCCCCAGCGGCGGGAAATGCCCGGGTCAAATTTCCAGGTTACTTCATTTGCGTAAAAAGTGGCTTCCAGGAAGATTTCATCGGCGCGGGAAATCAACCTGCCGATATGCGCCCGGCCTGACGCCGATCTGTCCGCGCGGGCAATGTCGATATAGCCCTCTATCCAGAAACGATATTGCTCCGAATCCAGCGTTATGCCAACATCGGCGTCCGCGCCGGCGGACAGCTCAACGTCGGCTTTCAGGCTGTACTGGCGCGCTATGCGTTCTTTTTCCGCCTGCGCCTTTATGATGCCTTTTATCTCTTTTTCATGCCGCGCCACAAATTCCACCGGCAGGCCGCGCAACTTCCCCACATAATCGCCCAGGCGCTTTCTAGCGTCGTTTAAAACCAGCGTCGGCACGGTATAAGAACGCAGTTCGTAATTTACTCCCTGCACGTTGCGGCCTACCGGCAGCAAAACGATGTCAACAGCCACGGCGCCGCCGTCGGAATATATATCGACTGTTGCCTGAAAATAAGGCATCCGCGCTTTCAGGATTTCGCGGATCTCTCTTTTGGCCGGGATGCCGGCCCAATCGACGGCGTCCACGGATATGCCTTTCAGTATCCGCTCGGCGGCAAGGCGCAAGCTGTCCGTTTCTTCCTTAAACAGCCCGGACCATAATTCGTCCGCGCCCGACAGGTGAACGGCAACTTTTATTTCGTCGGTTACCGCTCCCCACGGCCTTACATAAAAGTCGGCAATTGTATCTTCCCCGGGCGTTATCAGGATTTTTTCGGTGTTGTAGCCGGTAAAGACCCTGTTGGCGACATCGGCCAGCACCGCCGCATAGATATCGTTGTTGAGCTCGATATGGTCAACCGCCTTGCCGGCCATGATTTGCTCGCCCGCCGCTTTCATGCTGTAGGCCATGCGCGCGAGGACCGGGGCGCTCGCGCCGCCCGTTACGTCGAAAACATTTACCGTTATTTCTTCCACCGTCCGCGCGGCCGCCGCGCAGGGAACCCCAAAGCTTATCGCCAATAAAACCAGCAGCACCCGCATTGGTTTCATAAAAGGCCGCGCCAGGTCAGAACTGCGTACTGAAGCTAAAATGCAGCCGCCATCTGTCGCCGTGCGCGTAATCAAGGCGGATCGGCCCTAACGGGGAATTTATCCTTAACCCCACGCCGTAGCCGTATTCCACATCGTTAAGGTTTATGGCGTCCCCTTTGTCCCAAGCATAGCCAATGTCGGAAAAGGCGACCCCCTGGAAATTCTTCGCGATGGGAAAACGGTATTCGGCGGTCCCTGACAGCATTTTATAGCCGTAGAAACGATCGTCCTTGTAACCGCGCAGGTAGTTGTCGCCGCCTAAGGAAAAACGCTGACTGATCGGCATGACGCCCGTGGCGTAGCCCAAGGCGGCGCGAAAGGCCCAGACGTTGCCGCGCCCGGCGGGAAAGTACGCGCGCCCTTCGATGGTATATTTGCTAAAATCAAAGTCGCCGCCCATAATTCCAGCAAATTCGCCGGAAAACTGAGCGAATTGGCCGCGCGAAGGGTTGTGTATGTTGTCTCTTTTGTCTATCGCGCGGCTAAGGACGATGCTGTGGGTTTTGCCGAAGCTGCCCGCCCTGTCCCCGGGATGCGTTTCGTACCATTGCGGTTCTTCGCCCGGTACCGGGCGCACATAAATGTCGTCGCGGAATTTAAAAGTAATGGAATCGGTGATGTAATCGTTGACCGGCCGGGACAAGTAGAACTCCATGCCTTTGCGCTTGCGGTCGTAATAGGCTTTTTCGTTGCCGTCGTCGTCAAGCTCTTCATATTCGTGCGTAACGTCGTATATGTTAAAGCCCAAAGTGGTGCCGTGCCTGTCCAGCCAAGGGTGGCGGTAAGCAAGGTCGTAGTTTTTATTGTCAACCCCGCCGAATTCCCAGCGCACGTTCACGCTGTCGCCGGTGCCGCGCAGGTTTTTGTCGCCGAGCATGATCATCCCGACAAGGCCGTCGGCCTCGCTGTAGCCCGCGCCTATGCCGAAAGTGCCTGTCGGCATTTCCACGACCGTTACCTCGACTTCCACGCCGTTAGGCGTGCGACCGGGATTGAGCTTGATGTTCACGTCCTCAAAAAAGCCCAGGTTAAATACGCGCTGCATGCTGCGCCGCCCGTCATTGACATTGAACGGCTCGCCTTTATAGAGCCTGAGCTCACGCAAAATGACCCGCTCTTTGGTCTTTTTGTTGCCGACAATGCTGAAACCTTCGATAATGCCTTCGTTTATGTCGACCGCAAGCATGCCGTCCGGCTGCATATCAATATTTGTTACCCGCGCGAGTATGTACCCGTCGCGACTGTAGGCGGTCTCTATCGCGCGCATTCCCTCGCTCAGGCGCTTGCTGTTTATTACCTGTCCGGTCTCAAGGCCAAGCAGCCTTTTCAAAAGATTGTCGGAATAAACCGAACTGCCGGTAATGACCGCTTTGTCCAGCACCGGGTTTTCGCTGACTTTGTAACTTACCCTGACCCCTTCGGGCACAAGCGAGTATTGCGCCTGAACGTCATAAAACCAGCCCGTTTCGTAAATCATCTGCAAATCCTGGCTTACGCCGTCCTCAAACAGAGTCATGCCCGGTTTTACGCGAAAAAGCGGGATTAAATTATCGGTAGGGACATTCTTCCCTCCCTCCACGGTAACTTCGGTTACCGTCTTGCCCAGCGCCGCCGCCTGGTTTTCCGGTTTGGCTTCAATCGGCGTGGATTGGGCGGCTATTGCGGGCGGCAAATTCA is a window encoding:
- a CDS encoding BamA/TamA family outer membrane protein, whose product is MEITDYCKKCAAVGVVLMFAPICAATAAAEEAAVEGAGKTVAAEVARPSEIAPAVNLPPAIAAQSTPIEAKPENQAAALGKTVTEVTVEGGKNVPTDNLIPLFRVKPGMTLFEDGVSQDLQMIYETGWFYDVQAQYSLVPEGVRVSYKVSENPVLDKAVITGSSVYSDNLLKRLLGLETGQVINSKRLSEGMRAIETAYSRDGYILARVTNIDMQPDGMLAVDINEGIIEGFSIVGNKKTKERVILRELRLYKGEPFNVNDGRRSMQRVFNLGFFEDVNIKLNPGRTPNGVEVEVTVVEMPTGTFGIGAGYSEADGLVGMIMLGDKNLRGTGDSVNVRWEFGGVDNKNYDLAYRHPWLDRHGTTLGFNIYDVTHEYEELDDDGNEKAYYDRKRKGMEFYLSRPVNDYITDSITFKFRDDIYVRPVPGEEPQWYETHPGDRAGSFGKTHSIVLSRAIDKRDNIHNPSRGQFAQFSGEFAGIMGGDFDFSKYTIEGRAYFPAGRGNVWAFRAALGYATGVMPISQRFSLGGDNYLRGYKDDRFYGYKMLSGTAEYRFPIAKNFQGVAFSDIGYAWDKGDAINLNDVEYGYGVGLRINSPLGPIRLDYAHGDRWRLHFSFSTQF